A DNA window from Novosphingobium sp. RL4 contains the following coding sequences:
- a CDS encoding MBL fold metallo-hydrolase, whose protein sequence is MSNLTFPTKNVGDLTITAVSDGYLHASFDLLANIDPADASRMQENAGINDHTSIHINCYLVRGGGRTVLIDAGAGGFKQWGGRLKTNLLLAGIQPSQIDAILLTHAHPDHVGGLMDASGEAVFPNAELVAHHREVAFWQDDGNLSRAPERARGNFLVARQAFDGFRDRLRTFDAGEVLPGMTAVPLPGHTAGHTGYRLDSGDQSLLVWGDIVHFPQIQIPRPEVSIAFDQDAHLAADTRSKLLDSVASDRLLIAGMHLGQPGFARIERKKLAYGVAYQE, encoded by the coding sequence ATGTCTAATCTTACATTTCCTACCAAAAACGTCGGTGATTTGACAATCACCGCAGTCAGCGATGGCTATCTCCACGCCAGTTTCGACCTCCTCGCGAATATCGACCCGGCCGATGCTTCCCGTATGCAGGAAAATGCGGGGATAAACGATCACACCTCGATCCATATCAACTGCTATCTTGTGCGCGGAGGCGGCCGCACGGTCCTGATCGACGCAGGAGCAGGTGGTTTCAAGCAGTGGGGCGGTCGATTAAAAACCAATCTGCTACTCGCTGGCATCCAGCCTTCCCAGATCGATGCGATCCTGTTGACGCACGCCCATCCCGATCATGTCGGGGGGCTGATGGACGCTTCAGGAGAAGCCGTCTTCCCGAACGCCGAGCTTGTCGCTCACCATCGGGAAGTCGCGTTCTGGCAGGATGACGGCAATCTGAGCCGCGCGCCCGAGCGCGCCCGTGGCAACTTCCTCGTCGCGCGTCAGGCGTTCGATGGCTTTCGCGACAGACTGCGCACTTTCGACGCCGGTGAGGTGCTTCCCGGCATGACTGCGGTTCCGCTGCCGGGGCATACAGCCGGGCACACCGGCTATCGGCTCGATTCAGGTGACCAGAGCTTGCTGGTCTGGGGCGACATCGTTCATTTCCCGCAAATTCAGATTCCGCGCCCGGAGGTGTCGATCGCGTTCGATCAGGATGCGCATCTCGCCGCCGATACGCGGTCGAAGCTTCTGGATTCGGTCGCTTCAGATCGGCTGCTGATCGCTGGCATGCACCTCGGCCAACCCGGTTTCGCGCGGATTGAGAGAAAAAAGTTGGCCTACGGTGTCGCATATCAGGAATAA